In one window of Blastopirellula marina DNA:
- a CDS encoding phosphate ABC transporter permease PstA, translating to MSQPQDNANSHVKKYQRKVRPGLTILSQGEPMIWLSGGALTLALLMIFGLLGLIIYQGMASFWPGRLYLVTLKDGSVLLGELADEEDYTPGSVSPEPTENESTTPQPSHRWQYRTDNFEFKGPQSGTYQWVTQDELADTPPTMPEWAMLFERTKLGRFIGTPQKFVTSKTRPISSDEDDLSDIHAFFTNYQASLSGPDAQDDEAQAAWAAMLESLTQEIESIQEKLDALQAENTLSFITQNRNGEQGLVGVTESGQVLSLSEVPDGENLIEIREVLEGPQATYNAYQQHHETARESVHAIDRIAEYEVGESSRRQEQARLELRSQELEHDVFVEGLANEIYNLKIELNAIQQDKQKDIRIAERARRILGEDSAMSKVGPDLVATLNAQRSSEETRIEARLDEISQLLAQVPPAARQAVYHFVDVRFEVDNQIAALQERINEIEDRNNRFGLFATTADGTEAELKLGDIVRAFPANQLDWMGRLKVYFSRWGEFLLADPREANSEGGVFPAIWGTIAMTMIMSLIVVPFGVLAALYLREYAKSGPIVSIIRISINNLAGVPSIVFGVFGYGFLILVVGAYIDGGPVNANLPTMPKLWWWLTAAGLAIVAFSAFITTSYSLGSRKVLTRMRTPTLGIASLLLWITATVAFIALVAFTPNFHGFYQANLPNPTFGKGGLLWASLTLALLTLPVVIVATEEALAAVPNSLREGSYGCGASKWQTIHRIVLPHALPGIMTGMILAMARGAGEVAPLMLVGVLKLAPELPVDLSAPFVHLDRSFMHLGFHIFDLGFQSPNSEAAKPMVFTTTLLLITVIATLNLFAIWLRARLRKRFQSGQF from the coding sequence CGACGAGGAAGATTACACCCCCGGTAGCGTTTCGCCCGAACCCACCGAGAACGAAAGCACCACGCCCCAGCCATCCCATCGCTGGCAATACCGCACCGACAACTTCGAGTTCAAAGGCCCTCAAAGCGGTACCTATCAATGGGTCACCCAAGACGAACTCGCCGATACGCCACCGACGATGCCTGAGTGGGCCATGCTCTTTGAGCGAACGAAGCTTGGACGTTTCATCGGCACACCGCAGAAATTCGTCACTTCGAAAACTCGTCCGATCTCATCAGACGAAGACGACCTGAGCGATATCCATGCGTTTTTCACGAACTATCAAGCGAGTCTCTCGGGGCCGGACGCGCAAGACGATGAGGCTCAAGCGGCCTGGGCAGCTATGCTCGAATCGCTAACCCAAGAGATTGAATCGATTCAAGAAAAGCTCGATGCCCTGCAAGCCGAGAACACCCTTAGCTTCATCACTCAAAATCGAAATGGGGAGCAAGGGCTTGTCGGTGTCACCGAAAGTGGCCAGGTCCTTTCCCTTTCTGAAGTTCCCGATGGTGAGAACCTGATCGAGATCCGAGAGGTTTTGGAAGGCCCCCAGGCAACCTACAACGCCTACCAGCAACACCATGAAACGGCCCGTGAAAGCGTCCATGCAATCGACCGCATCGCCGAATATGAAGTAGGCGAAAGCAGCCGCCGTCAGGAACAAGCCCGCCTTGAACTGCGTTCGCAAGAGTTGGAGCACGACGTTTTCGTCGAAGGACTGGCGAACGAGATTTATAACCTGAAGATCGAATTGAATGCGATCCAACAAGACAAACAGAAGGATATCCGAATCGCCGAACGTGCCCGGCGTATCCTGGGCGAAGATTCGGCGATGTCCAAGGTTGGCCCAGATCTCGTTGCCACTTTAAACGCACAACGCTCCAGCGAAGAAACACGCATCGAAGCCCGACTGGATGAAATCTCCCAATTGCTGGCGCAGGTCCCTCCTGCTGCCCGGCAGGCCGTTTATCACTTTGTGGACGTTCGCTTTGAGGTCGACAATCAGATTGCCGCACTGCAGGAACGCATTAACGAGATCGAGGATCGCAACAATCGCTTCGGTTTATTTGCTACCACCGCTGATGGGACCGAAGCGGAGCTGAAACTGGGAGACATCGTCCGAGCGTTTCCGGCCAATCAACTCGATTGGATGGGGCGTTTGAAGGTCTACTTCTCGCGTTGGGGCGAATTCCTTCTGGCAGATCCGCGTGAAGCGAACTCGGAAGGGGGCGTCTTCCCGGCGATTTGGGGAACGATCGCCATGACGATGATCATGTCGCTGATCGTGGTTCCTTTCGGCGTTTTGGCAGCTTTATACCTTCGCGAATACGCCAAGAGTGGTCCGATCGTCAGTATCATTCGTATCAGCATCAATAACCTGGCCGGTGTGCCGAGCATCGTGTTTGGTGTGTTCGGCTATGGCTTTTTGATTCTCGTTGTCGGTGCTTACATCGATGGTGGTCCCGTCAATGCCAACCTGCCGACCATGCCGAAGCTATGGTGGTGGCTGACTGCCGCTGGCCTGGCAATCGTGGCCTTTTCGGCATTCATTACCACATCGTACTCGCTGGGAAGCCGCAAAGTGCTGACGCGAATGCGCACCCCAACCTTGGGCATAGCCAGTCTTCTGTTGTGGATCACGGCAACGGTGGCGTTCATTGCCCTGGTCGCATTTACACCCAACTTCCATGGCTTCTACCAGGCCAATCTTCCTAACCCAACGTTCGGCAAAGGGGGATTGCTGTGGGCCAGTTTGACGTTGGCCCTACTGACCTTGCCGGTAGTGATTGTCGCCACGGAAGAAGCCTTGGCCGCCGTTCCCAATTCGCTTCGTGAAGGTTCGTATGGCTGCGGGGCGAGTAAATGGCAGACGATTCATCGTATCGTCCTGCCCCACGCGTTGCCGGGCATCATGACCGGAATGATTCTGGCCATGGCGCGCGGAGCTGGCGAAGTCGCTCCCCTGATGTTGGTTGGCGTGCTCAAGCTGGCCCCCGAGTTGCCGGTCGACCTGAGCGCCCCATTTGTTCACTTGGACCGAAGCTTTATGCACCTCGGTTTTCATATATTCGACTTAGGTTTCCAGAGCCCAAATAGCGAAGCCGCCAAGCCGATGGTGTTCACGACGACACTGCTGCTGATCACCGTGATCGCGACGTTGAACCTGTTCGCGATCTGGCTGCGTGCCCGACTTCGAAAACGATTTCAGTCCGGACAATTTTAA
- the pstB gene encoding phosphate ABC transporter ATP-binding protein PstB: MSQPQSGTSETSRLELIAQGHNFAPVVHDAVFREEKVLEIKNFNLWYGDKQALFNISMPIPRGQVTALVGPSGCGKSTLLRCVNRMNDLIDTVRIQGDIFLNDQSICDRGVDVIELRKRMGMVFQKPNPFPMSIFENVVYPLRIDGERSRSVLEGVCEHSLKGAAIWSEVKDRLHESGLSLSGGQQQRLCIARAIASEPEVLLLDEPCSALDPIATGKIEDLIRELRGEYSILIVTHNMQQASRISDYTAFMYLGRLVEYGPTVDIFTKPKLSETNAYVTGRFG, translated from the coding sequence ATGAGTCAACCACAATCAGGAACTTCGGAAACGAGCCGGCTCGAATTGATCGCCCAGGGACATAACTTTGCGCCTGTGGTGCACGATGCCGTCTTTCGCGAAGAAAAAGTTCTGGAGATTAAGAACTTCAATCTCTGGTACGGAGACAAGCAGGCTCTCTTCAATATCAGCATGCCTATTCCCCGCGGCCAGGTAACCGCGTTAGTCGGCCCATCCGGCTGTGGCAAGTCGACCTTGCTGCGGTGCGTGAATCGCATGAACGACTTGATCGACACCGTGCGAATCCAAGGCGACATTTTCTTAAACGACCAATCGATCTGCGATCGCGGAGTCGACGTGATCGAGCTTCGCAAACGCATGGGCATGGTTTTCCAGAAACCCAATCCATTCCCCATGAGCATCTTCGAAAACGTCGTCTATCCGTTACGAATCGACGGCGAACGAAGTCGTAGCGTGCTGGAAGGAGTTTGTGAACACAGCCTGAAAGGTGCCGCGATCTGGAGCGAAGTGAAAGACCGACTACACGAAAGTGGCCTGAGTCTTTCCGGCGGTCAGCAACAACGGCTATGCATCGCCCGAGCCATCGCGAGTGAGCCAGAGGTGCTGCTGCTAGACGAACCATGCTCTGCGCTCGATCCGATCGCTACCGGCAAGATCGAAGATTTGATTCGCGAACTTCGCGGTGAGTACTCGATTTTGATCGTTACTCACAACATGCAGCAAGCCTCGCGAATCAGCGATTACACCGCGTTTATGTATCTGGGCCGGCTCGTCGAATATGGCCCGACCGTCGACATATTCACCAAGCCCAAGCTGTCTGAAACCAACGCCTACGTGACGGGACGCTTTGGTTAA
- the phoU gene encoding phosphate signaling complex protein PhoU: protein MTRHWIRQIEAVRSQLLSMGTHAEAQVSEATRALHDLDRDRALDVIAEDDQLDEMDVALEEECLHSIALFQPVASDLRLIISSMSVGHELERIGDLAVNIAESVVRLRDGGVATTQIVLPECLRQANLQAIEMLRKSLDAFIDRDASTCRKLIYQDRELDRLHRQIFQWLKEGISKNPTDLDWMIEITGISKHIERIADHVTNIAEIVIYWVEGEIVRHRQSIDDNEETAS, encoded by the coding sequence ATGACTCGTCACTGGATCCGACAGATCGAAGCCGTTCGTTCCCAACTTCTCTCGATGGGTACGCATGCCGAGGCCCAGGTTAGCGAAGCGACACGGGCACTGCATGATCTCGATCGAGACCGAGCCCTTGATGTTATCGCCGAGGACGATCAACTCGACGAAATGGATGTCGCCCTGGAAGAAGAGTGCCTGCACTCGATCGCTCTCTTCCAGCCGGTGGCGTCGGACCTGCGCCTGATCATTTCATCGATGTCGGTTGGCCACGAGCTAGAACGTATCGGAGATCTGGCGGTCAACATTGCCGAAAGCGTGGTTCGGCTTCGCGACGGCGGCGTGGCGACCACCCAGATCGTTCTGCCGGAATGTTTAAGGCAAGCGAATCTTCAAGCCATCGAGATGTTACGAAAAAGCCTGGATGCGTTCATCGATCGTGATGCATCGACCTGCCGAAAGTTGATCTATCAAGACCGTGAACTCGATCGCCTGCATCGGCAAATCTTCCAGTGGCTCAAAGAGGGGATCTCGAAAAACCCAACTGATCTGGACTGGATGATCGAGATTACCGGTATCTCGAAACATATCGAACGGATTGCGGATCACGTCACCAATATCGCCGAGATTGTCATCTACTGGGTCGAAGGCGAAATCGTTCGCCATCGTCAGTCGATCGATGACAACGAGGAGACCGCGTCATGA
- a CDS encoding winged-helix domain-containing protein, translating into MAQRSILIVEKAGGPLHTVAHNLQQTGCQVYLASGTRDGLQHAMEYVPDVVVLSRSLAEVDTLDLCRSLLRNLGEDSTPAILIAPTGGDLSGIDDPAHDSRLAESLALDLLAQSVKTLTFRARQTADSQAVLECHGIRLDPRFSLVEMDGKRLDLTPTEYRLLQALLARPGHVLTRAQLEEAAGLPAKDREPEGDSEHASRTRRIDVHVKSIRGKLDRKGILIETVRGVGYRFREPAWNINSLN; encoded by the coding sequence GTGGCCCAGCGCAGCATATTGATCGTCGAAAAAGCAGGTGGTCCGCTCCACACGGTCGCGCACAATCTGCAACAAACCGGCTGCCAGGTCTACTTGGCCAGCGGCACGCGTGATGGTCTGCAGCACGCGATGGAATACGTACCGGACGTGGTCGTCTTATCGCGGTCTCTGGCCGAAGTGGATACGCTTGACCTATGTCGTTCACTGCTAAGAAACCTGGGCGAAGACTCGACCCCGGCGATCTTGATTGCTCCGACCGGCGGAGACTTGAGTGGCATCGACGACCCTGCTCACGATTCACGTCTGGCCGAGTCCCTGGCACTCGACCTGCTTGCCCAGTCGGTTAAAACGCTGACCTTTCGTGCCCGACAAACGGCCGATTCCCAGGCCGTCCTCGAATGTCACGGCATTCGACTCGATCCTCGCTTTTCTTTGGTCGAAATGGACGGCAAACGTCTCGATCTGACGCCGACCGAGTATCGGCTCCTGCAAGCTCTGCTAGCACGCCCAGGGCATGTCCTTACCAGGGCTCAGCTCGAAGAAGCGGCTGGTCTGCCAGCGAAAGACCGAGAGCCTGAGGGGGATTCTGAGCACGCGAGTCGAACACGCCGGATCGATGTCCACGTGAAATCGATCCGCGGTAAACTCGACCGAAAGGGGATCCTCATCGAAACCGTTCGGGGGGTCGGCTATCGTTTCCGCGAACCGGCCTGGAACATAAACTCTTTAAACTAA
- a CDS encoding sodium:solute symporter family protein: MDFIEQMPLLGAAMTATRIWTFGFVTITFMIYLYIGWKSRVTESGEFYVAGQGVPAIANGAATAADWMSAASFISMAGLISGLGSDGSVFLLGWTGGYVLLAMLLAPYLRKFGQYTVPDFVAKRYYSETARIVAAVCAVFISITYVAGQMRGVGIVFARFLEVETWQGVVLGMIIVGVFAVLGGMKGITWTQVVQFFVLIAAFLIPTFALSGMLTDSSVPQIGFTTGDIAEKVNLIQEDLGFSSYTQPFTNYDMANVFFIMFALMAGTAGLPHVIVRFYTVANVRAARYSAFWALLFICLLYTSAPVLAMFARYSILNTLEGARIGEVTKSDDDVSYIPVYRVDEEGKEVPIQWVDTWQKTGLITIDDKNKDGILSLKNVDGNFDEVKIDKDILVLATPEIAQLSPWVVAIVATGGLAAALSTAAGLLLVISSSMAHDLYVHFFEPNASEPRRLFIARIMIIGAILVAGYFGIAPPGFIGEVVAFAFGLAAASFFPIIFLGIFDKRMNRQGATSGMIVGILFTAIYIILCRSDRVLGFDEPLMTPWFQGSSWIPNGLRPEGVGAIGLALNFIVAITISRLTPPPPPEVQDLVESVRVPRGSHAPEAHFDETDAEADNP; this comes from the coding sequence GTGGACTTTATCGAACAGATGCCGCTGCTTGGCGCGGCAATGACAGCGACACGAATATGGACCTTTGGGTTCGTCACCATCACCTTCATGATCTACCTGTATATCGGGTGGAAGAGCCGTGTAACGGAATCCGGTGAGTTCTACGTGGCTGGGCAGGGGGTTCCTGCGATTGCCAATGGAGCCGCCACCGCCGCCGACTGGATGAGCGCTGCGTCGTTTATCAGCATGGCTGGCCTGATCAGCGGTTTGGGCTCGGATGGGTCGGTCTTTCTATTGGGCTGGACTGGTGGCTACGTGCTGTTAGCGATGCTGCTGGCACCCTATCTGCGAAAGTTTGGCCAATACACGGTGCCTGACTTTGTGGCCAAGCGTTACTACAGCGAAACGGCTCGTATTGTGGCTGCCGTTTGTGCTGTGTTTATTTCCATCACGTACGTCGCCGGTCAGATGCGTGGCGTGGGGATCGTGTTTGCCCGCTTCCTGGAAGTCGAAACCTGGCAGGGGGTCGTACTGGGGATGATCATCGTTGGCGTGTTCGCCGTGCTGGGGGGCATGAAGGGGATTACCTGGACGCAGGTCGTGCAGTTTTTCGTGCTGATCGCTGCATTTTTGATTCCGACATTCGCCCTGTCGGGAATGCTAACTGACAGCTCCGTTCCACAAATTGGGTTTACGACCGGGGACATCGCCGAGAAGGTCAACTTGATTCAGGAAGACCTCGGCTTTTCGTCGTACACGCAACCGTTTACCAACTACGACATGGCGAACGTCTTTTTCATCATGTTCGCTCTGATGGCTGGTACGGCTGGTTTACCACACGTGATCGTGCGTTTTTACACGGTGGCCAATGTGCGTGCGGCTCGCTACAGCGCTTTCTGGGCATTGCTTTTCATCTGCTTGCTTTACACTTCCGCACCGGTTCTGGCGATGTTTGCCCGCTATTCCATCTTGAACACATTGGAAGGGGCACGCATTGGCGAAGTGACCAAGTCGGATGATGACGTTTCGTACATCCCCGTTTATCGGGTCGATGAAGAAGGCAAAGAAGTACCTATCCAGTGGGTCGATACCTGGCAGAAAACCGGGTTGATCACGATCGACGACAAGAACAAAGATGGCATCCTGTCTCTCAAGAATGTCGACGGTAACTTTGATGAAGTGAAGATCGACAAGGATATTCTCGTTCTGGCAACGCCTGAGATCGCGCAGCTTTCTCCGTGGGTGGTGGCGATTGTCGCCACCGGTGGTCTGGCCGCTGCATTGAGTACAGCCGCTGGTCTGTTGTTGGTGATCTCCAGCTCGATGGCTCACGACTTGTACGTTCACTTCTTCGAGCCGAATGCATCCGAACCACGGCGACTATTTATCGCTCGAATCATGATCATCGGAGCGATCCTGGTCGCTGGCTACTTCGGCATTGCACCGCCAGGGTTTATTGGCGAAGTGGTCGCGTTCGCGTTCGGCCTGGCTGCGGCAAGCTTCTTCCCGATTATCTTCCTGGGGATCTTCGATAAGCGAATGAACCGTCAGGGAGCGACATCCGGGATGATCGTAGGCATTCTGTTCACGGCCATCTACATCATTCTGTGCCGTTCGGATCGCGTGCTCGGCTTTGACGAGCCACTGATGACTCCCTGGTTCCAGGGAAGCAGTTGGATCCCCAATGGGCTTCGTCCAGAAGGTGTTGGGGCGATTGGCCTGGCTTTGAATTTCATCGTGGCGATCACAATCAGCCGGCTCACGCCGCCACCACCGCCCGAGGTTCAAGACCTGGTTGAGAGTGTCCGTGTTCCGCGTGGGTCGCACGCTCCGGAAGCTCACTTCGACGAAACGGACGCCGAAGCGGATAATCCGTAA
- a CDS encoding DUF4212 domain-containing protein, which yields MSSPPPSSRPEPKVAYWRQNLMVISVLLTIWAFVAFGCSIFFIEWLNQFQIGNLPLGFWFAQQGSMYVFLVLILVYALVMDYLDRKHDVKE from the coding sequence ATGTCGTCCCCCCCACCATCTAGTCGCCCTGAACCTAAGGTTGCCTATTGGCGGCAAAACCTGATGGTTATCAGTGTTCTGCTTACTATCTGGGCCTTTGTGGCCTTTGGTTGCTCGATTTTCTTCATCGAGTGGCTGAATCAATTCCAGATTGGCAACTTGCCGCTGGGCTTTTGGTTTGCTCAGCAGGGGTCGATGTATGTCTTTCTGGTTCTGATCTTGGTCTATGCATTGGTGATGGACTATCTCGATCGCAAACATGATGTGAAGGAGTAG
- a CDS encoding formylmethanofuran dehydrogenase subunit C, which yields MRLRLRHDITVGLDLRGVLPSRMLPMSLEEAAKVTVWEGNRRVELGEFFTVEMETRREDTLRIIGDLSNVDNIGAGLDGGTLFVQGSVGHHVGQEMQDGSLYIHGHVGNNLAEGMKGGFLKVLGNVGDRVGAPLPGENRGMAGGNVFILGSAGNEVGHRMRRGTIAITNDCGDYVGYEMLAGTIFVGGKAGASPGLMMRRGTIILCGNRPSDLMAGFAHACRYKPAMMSLLAKDFSRQEVPEAARLISLRDYDLYHGDLVQMGRGEILLPA from the coding sequence ATGAGACTTCGCTTACGTCACGATATCACGGTTGGCCTCGATCTACGAGGCGTATTGCCTTCGCGCATGTTGCCGATGTCGCTGGAAGAGGCTGCGAAGGTGACGGTCTGGGAAGGCAACCGGCGCGTCGAGTTGGGAGAATTCTTCACCGTCGAAATGGAAACGCGGCGCGAAGATACGCTGCGGATCATTGGTGACCTCTCGAATGTCGACAACATTGGTGCCGGGCTGGATGGCGGAACGCTGTTCGTCCAAGGCTCTGTTGGTCATCATGTCGGACAAGAGATGCAAGATGGTTCGCTCTACATTCACGGCCATGTCGGGAATAACCTGGCCGAAGGAATGAAAGGGGGATTCCTCAAGGTCTTGGGCAACGTGGGAGATCGCGTCGGTGCGCCGTTGCCTGGTGAGAATCGAGGGATGGCAGGCGGCAACGTCTTTATTCTTGGTTCGGCCGGAAACGAAGTAGGGCACCGGATGCGCCGCGGGACGATCGCCATAACCAACGATTGCGGTGACTACGTTGGGTACGAGATGCTGGCCGGAACGATCTTTGTCGGCGGCAAGGCAGGAGCAAGCCCGGGGCTGATGATGCGGCGCGGGACGATCATTCTGTGTGGTAATCGACCGAGCGATTTGATGGCAGGCTTCGCGCATGCCTGTCGATATAAGCCTGCCATGATGTCGTTGCTGGCCAAAGACTTCTCTCGGCAGGAAGTACCGGAAGCCGCTCGACTGATTTCTTTGCGGGACTACGATCTTTACCACGGCGACCTGGTGCAAATGGGTCGAGGCGAGATTCTTTTGCCGGCGTAG
- a CDS encoding molybdenum cofactor guanylyltransferase, protein MTTLPRSQRAALIVCGGESRRMGQSKPHLPFGNETMLERVVRIVSPLVEEVILLTSKFQELPLLPFDYIELPDRVEQQGPAAAIYEGLKYVTGWSEAAIVLGCDLPLVTPASIEYLFQQLSSHDAAIPRCDAMPQPLAAVYANRSLETFEKVLFSGNHRLLSCIEPLDTQWIDAGELHSIDPNLGLLRNINTPEAYREALQIAGLTHPLED, encoded by the coding sequence ATGACCACCCTGCCCCGTTCTCAGCGAGCCGCTTTAATCGTCTGTGGCGGTGAAAGCCGCCGCATGGGGCAATCCAAACCGCACCTCCCGTTCGGCAACGAAACGATGCTCGAGCGTGTCGTGCGAATTGTTTCCCCGCTGGTGGAAGAGGTGATCCTGCTGACGAGCAAGTTCCAGGAACTTCCCCTGCTTCCCTTCGACTATATCGAGTTGCCGGATCGCGTCGAACAACAAGGTCCGGCGGCAGCGATTTATGAAGGACTTAAGTACGTGACTGGCTGGTCGGAAGCGGCAATCGTACTGGGATGTGACTTGCCGCTGGTAACTCCAGCGTCGATCGAATACCTCTTCCAGCAGCTATCGTCTCACGATGCGGCCATTCCACGTTGCGACGCAATGCCTCAACCATTGGCTGCCGTCTATGCGAACCGTTCGCTGGAAACCTTCGAGAAAGTTCTCTTCTCTGGTAACCATCGACTACTGTCCTGCATCGAACCGCTGGACACCCAGTGGATCGATGCAGGCGAGCTTCACAGCATTGATCCCAACCTGGGATTATTAAGAAACATCAACACGCCGGAAGCCTATCGTGAAGCGCTACAAATCGCCGGCCTGACTCATCCACTGGAAGACTAA
- a CDS encoding DinB family protein, translating to MADAAQWELTKQRIAFTDTMFREFIDNLEPELWFRMPEEGVTHIAWQVGHITIANYGLGMMRIRGKRAEDAGLIPESYSANFGRGSVPSSDQSIYPSPERFVEIYKRVNDQLLEEIETYTLEQLDEPSLPEHPLFKTKFDTLVFLPYHAMMHLGQMGLLRRLAGKAPLR from the coding sequence ATGGCTGACGCAGCTCAATGGGAATTGACCAAACAACGAATTGCCTTCACCGATACGATGTTCCGTGAGTTCATCGACAACCTGGAACCAGAACTCTGGTTTCGCATGCCAGAAGAAGGAGTCACGCATATCGCCTGGCAGGTCGGTCACATCACGATTGCCAACTACGGACTGGGGATGATGCGAATTCGCGGCAAACGCGCCGAAGATGCAGGCCTGATCCCCGAGAGCTACTCAGCGAATTTTGGCCGCGGCAGCGTCCCCTCATCGGATCAATCGATCTACCCTTCGCCTGAACGTTTCGTAGAAATCTACAAGCGGGTAAACGATCAACTGCTCGAGGAAATAGAAACCTACACGCTCGAGCAGCTCGACGAACCGAGCCTGCCGGAACACCCGCTTTTCAAAACCAAGTTCGACACGCTAGTATTCCTTCCCTATCACGCGATGATGCACCTGGGGCAGATGGGCCTCCTACGCCGCCTCGCCGGCAAGGCCCCGCTTCGCTAA
- a CDS encoding pyruvate kinase, whose translation MDHSSAQLFDTLIDSLLQLREGALKLEEHFSASLAKIPDSQRQCGRNLVHYLSVRQHDIRELQYQLHALGLSSLGRMEAYVLPTIDAVLTALHRLADRQPPAIDLQNSSEGFRAGRAHLDQNTNTLFGEPGSSRQQRIMVTIPSEGAQKYELILELLQAGMDVMRINCSKDDQTIWAQMIDHLRRAEQETGRKCKVQMDLAGPNPRTGRLESRPGVLHWRPRLKSNGKIRSNAQVWISSLDAKHNSADEVLPIPEDALRNIQQHDILLVTDTRGRQQSLLVTSVEESGCWAEGADEVFVEPNAHFCVLRNNEQVLEGHIANSFAKQTEHEYTVRIGDLITLTHGNIPGHPPRKNADGEVLEPASIGCNLPEIYQDVRPGDRFFYDDGEMGAVVREASAERVVIEVTQTRKDAVKIRSDKGINFPDTHFNLPALTQKDRADLDFVVSHADILAYSFVRHVHDVEDLIDELNARDADTLGIILKIETQQAFANLPELLLAALRHPPIGVMVARGDMGVEIGFNRMSEVQEEILWLSEAAHVPVIWATQVLESLAKKGLPTRAEVTDAAMSGRAECVMLNKGEHIVETVRFLSEILERMQAHQHKKLATLRKLSLSNICSAS comes from the coding sequence ATGGATCATTCGAGCGCGCAACTATTCGACACTCTCATCGATTCCCTGCTTCAGCTTCGCGAGGGAGCCCTCAAGCTGGAAGAGCATTTCTCGGCTTCGCTGGCAAAGATTCCGGATTCGCAGCGTCAGTGTGGTCGAAACCTGGTGCACTATCTTAGCGTTCGTCAGCATGACATCCGGGAATTGCAGTATCAGTTGCATGCCCTGGGCCTCAGTTCACTAGGACGCATGGAGGCCTATGTACTGCCTACCATCGATGCCGTCCTTACGGCCCTTCATCGATTAGCGGATCGGCAGCCCCCGGCAATCGATCTTCAGAATTCCTCCGAGGGTTTCCGCGCCGGCCGCGCTCATCTCGATCAAAATACCAATACTTTGTTTGGTGAACCTGGTAGCTCGCGACAGCAGCGTATCATGGTCACAATTCCGAGCGAAGGCGCGCAGAAATATGAGTTGATCTTGGAACTATTGCAGGCCGGAATGGATGTCATGCGTATCAATTGTTCCAAGGATGACCAAACGATCTGGGCGCAGATGATCGATCACCTTCGGCGTGCCGAGCAGGAAACTGGTCGAAAGTGCAAGGTCCAAATGGATCTCGCTGGTCCGAATCCGCGAACCGGACGACTTGAATCCAGGCCTGGGGTTTTGCACTGGCGTCCTCGTCTGAAAAGTAACGGGAAGATTCGATCCAACGCGCAGGTTTGGATTTCGTCTTTGGATGCAAAGCACAATTCCGCCGACGAAGTATTACCGATACCAGAGGATGCCCTCCGCAACATTCAACAGCACGACATTTTACTGGTCACGGATACCCGCGGTCGGCAACAATCGCTGCTCGTGACTTCCGTAGAAGAAAGTGGCTGTTGGGCCGAAGGGGCTGACGAAGTCTTTGTCGAACCCAATGCTCATTTTTGTGTTCTGCGAAATAACGAGCAGGTGCTGGAAGGACACATCGCCAACTCCTTTGCCAAGCAAACCGAGCATGAATATACCGTTCGTATAGGCGATCTGATCACATTGACTCACGGCAATATTCCAGGTCATCCTCCCAGGAAAAATGCCGACGGTGAAGTCCTCGAGCCTGCGAGTATCGGCTGCAACTTGCCCGAGATCTACCAGGATGTTCGACCTGGCGATCGCTTCTTCTACGACGACGGCGAAATGGGAGCCGTGGTTCGCGAAGCATCGGCAGAGAGAGTTGTCATCGAAGTGACTCAGACGCGTAAGGACGCAGTGAAAATCCGGAGTGACAAAGGCATTAACTTCCCCGATACCCACTTCAATTTGCCTGCGTTAACTCAGAAGGATCGAGCGGACCTCGACTTTGTTGTCAGCCATGCTGATATACTTGCTTATTCGTTCGTTCGACATGTCCACGACGTAGAAGATCTGATCGACGAACTGAATGCTCGGGACGCCGATACGCTGGGAATCATTCTAAAAATCGAGACCCAACAGGCATTTGCCAACCTTCCAGAACTTCTACTAGCGGCACTCAGACATCCGCCGATTGGCGTGATGGTAGCCCGTGGAGACATGGGTGTTGAAATCGGTTTCAATCGCATGTCCGAAGTTCAGGAAGAGATCCTCTGGCTCAGCGAAGCGGCTCACGTACCGGTGATTTGGGCGACCCAGGTTCTGGAAAGCCTTGCGAAAAAAGGGCTCCCTACTCGGGCCGAAGTCACCGACGCAGCCATGAGTGGTCGTGCTGAATGTGTCATGCTGAACAAAGGAGAGCATATCGTTGAAACCGTCCGATTTCTCTCCGAGATCCTGGAACGAATGCAAGCTCATCAACACAAGAAGCTGGCGACGCTGCGAAAGCTAAGCTTGTCGAATATCTGTTCAGCGTCGTAA